In Afipia carboxidovorans OM5, the sequence GTGTGTTGCTCGGCGGTGCCGTTATTACCGAAACCATCTTCGCGTGGCCGGGCGTCGGCCGCCTTGCCGTCGATTCGATCTTCGCGCGCGATTATCCGGTGGTGCAGGCAGTCGTGCTCGTGCTCGCGTCGATCTTCGTGCTCATCAACATCACGGTCGACGTTCTCTACACCTACATGGACCCGCGCATTCGCGAAGGCGGAGGTTTCAAATGAGCTCATCCGCCAGCTCGATGCCGGCATCGTCGGGGTTCTCTGCCTGGTACAGGAAGTCGGCGCTGCGCCGGATTCTCGGGCGCAGCAGTGGCGCCATCGGCCTTGCGATCCTTTTCGTCATGGTTGCAATGGCCGTGCTGGCGCCGGTGCTCGCGCCGCATGATCCGAATACGCAAAGCCTGTTGATGCGCATGAAGCCCCCGGTATTCGCCGGCGGCACCTGGAATCATATTCTGGGCACCGACCATCTCGGCCGCGATCTGCTCAGCCGTGTGATGTATGGCGCGCGCATCTCGCTCTTCATCGGCTTCACCACGGCCTTCATCGCCTGCGTGATCGGCACCGTGGTGGGAATCGTTGCGGGCTTCTATCCCGGCATGATCCGCTCCGTGCTGATGCGGATCGTCGATGTGTTTCTGGCGATCCCTTACATCCTGTTTGCCGTTGCCGTGGTGGGTGCGCTGGGTGCCGGCATCACCAATCTGATCCTCGTGCTGGCTTGCACGCGATGGGTGCAGTTTGCCCGTATCGTTTACGGCCAGACGCTGTCGGTGCGCGAGAAGGAGTATGTCGAGGCGGCGCGCGTGCGCGGCAACAGCCAGCTCCGCATTCTCGCCGCGCATATCCTGCCGAACGTGTCCACGCCGGTCATTGTCGTGATGACCCTCGAATTCGCTTTCATGATCATCATGGAATCGGCGCTGACCTTCCTCGGTCTCGGTGTGTCACCGAGCACGCCGACGTGGGGCTGGATGCTTGCCGAAGGCAAGGACTACATGAGCATCGCCTGGTGGCTGTCCGTTGTGCCGGGCATCGCCATTGTCGCGACCGTGCTCGGCATCAATCTGTTCGGCGATGCCCTGCGCGACACGCTCGATCCCCGTTTGAAGCTCTGAGGCCGGATCATGAGCAATCAGGACGATATTCTGCTGAGTGTCGAAGATCTCAGCGTCGCGTTCCGCACCGATCACGGATCGGCCAACGTGGTGCAGGGCGTGTCTTTCAAAATTCGCCGCGGCGAGATCATGGGACTGGTCGGCGAGTCCGGTTCCGGCAAGAGCGTCACCGCTCTTGTCGTGATGGGCCTGTTGCCGCAGGCCATCGCCAAGGTTTCGAGCGGCCGCGTTCTGTTTGACGGGAAGGACCTGACGCGAATGCCGGAGCGCGACATGCGCAAGCTGCGCGGCCCGCGGATCGGCATGATCTTTCAGGAGCCGCTCACGGCGCTCAATCCGGTGTTTACGGTGGGCTCGCAGATCATCGCCGGCATTCTCGCGCATGAGCCGGTGAGCAAGCAGGAAGCTCATGCGCGCGCGGTGCAGCTTCTCCAGCGCGTCGGCATCCCCGAGCCCGCACGGCGCATGGACGCGTATCCGTTTCAATTGAGCGGCGGCATGCGCCAGCGTGCGATGATCGCCATGGCGATCGCCTGTTCGCCTGATCTGCTGATTGCCGATGAGCCGACGACGGCGCTCGATGTCACCATTCAGGCGCAGATTCTCGATCTGTTGCGGGAAATCCGCGATGAGATGGGAATCTCCATCCTGTTCATCACGCATGACC encodes:
- a CDS encoding ABC transporter ATP-binding protein, producing the protein MSNQDDILLSVEDLSVAFRTDHGSANVVQGVSFKIRRGEIMGLVGESGSGKSVTALVVMGLLPQAIAKVSSGRVLFDGKDLTRMPERDMRKLRGPRIGMIFQEPLTALNPVFTVGSQIIAGILAHEPVSKQEAHARAVQLLQRVGIPEPARRMDAYPFQLSGGMRQRAMIAMAIACSPDLLIADEPTTALDVTIQAQILDLLREIRDEMGISILFITHDLAIISELCDSVAVFYAGEMQERGSVRQVFAAPHHPYTSGLLSCIPDVARGERLKAIEGHPPARLSDVPGCRFAPRCPNAIDLCSQVHPSIERLPDGAETRCFRWKEIQTCN
- a CDS encoding ABC transporter permease codes for the protein MSSSASSMPASSGFSAWYRKSALRRILGRSSGAIGLAILFVMVAMAVLAPVLAPHDPNTQSLLMRMKPPVFAGGTWNHILGTDHLGRDLLSRVMYGARISLFIGFTTAFIACVIGTVVGIVAGFYPGMIRSVLMRIVDVFLAIPYILFAVAVVGALGAGITNLILVLACTRWVQFARIVYGQTLSVREKEYVEAARVRGNSQLRILAAHILPNVSTPVIVVMTLEFAFMIIMESALTFLGLGVSPSTPTWGWMLAEGKDYMSIAWWLSVVPGIAIVATVLGINLFGDALRDTLDPRLKL